One stretch of bacterium DNA includes these proteins:
- a CDS encoding DEAD/DEAH box helicase, with the protein MACDRFHPIVAEWFAERFGAPTPAQTGGWPAIASGRDTLIAAPTGSGKTLAGFLWAINALLLEGAADGGLPDETSVVYVSPLKALGNDVHANLVGPLAEIRERAAAAGQALPEIRLAVRSGDTPAADRARMSRRPPHILITTPESLYILLTAEGSRAFLKQARTVIVDEIHAVAQDKRGSHLTLSLERLDRLAGRRLQRIGLSATQKPVEEVGRLLTGAGGGCTIVDAGHRRPWDLSIEVPGPPRGPIVANDVRDAIYDRLAALAQGHRTTLVFVNTRRLAERVAHQLGRRLGESEVAAHHGSLSRRIRMDAERRLKTGELRVVVATASLELGIDIGHVDLVCHLGAPSSIAVLLQRIGRAGHAVGGVSRGVLFPFTRDEMLQCAAAVRAARAGELDALVLPHQPIDVLAQQIVAVAAAEEIAEDDLYALVRRAHAYRDLDRAAFDQLVDMLAEGIARRWGRSAAYLHRDRTRGTVRGRRGARLAAITSGGAIPDTADYDVIHDPEGVPVGRVNEDFAIESMTGDVFLLGNTSWRIRRIEAGRVRVEDAHGAPPSVPFWLGESPGRTRELSAAVSALRSEIEARLDDPAAAREWLRHETALEEEGAAQAVRYLADTRAALGGVPTQRWIVAERFFDEAGGMQLVLHTPFGARINRAWGFALRKRFCLTFDFELQAAATDDGIVLSLGPQHSFPLETAFHFVRQATLRDDIIQAVLPSPLFTTRWRWNAARALAVPRYQGGRRVPMPIQRMRAEDLLAAVFPDQVACQDNHAGPVIPPDHPLVNETIGNCLDEAMDAEGLRAILDEMRRGTIRMTAIETAAPSPMSHEILNANPYAFLDDAPLEERRARAVALRHIDRSAPDGPGVLDAAAIADVAAQAWPDIRGADDLHDHLLTVRVLPLEDAMPWSGFARTLVGDRRAVVAAWRDAGGRERRAYVAGDRTAEVRRALGDVHFEPEPPPLLGAAADTDLEPSEAARLIVQGWVQCSGPFTAAALGARLGLPVGDVEQALAALEGTGVILRGRFTPGTAEEEWCDRRLLARIHRLTLGRLRREIEPVPPATFMRFLLRWQHVQPGAQLHGRDGVAEVVGMLQGLEVPAPAWDEHVLPARIRLYDPEDLNVLCLNGLVTWGRLSAGPAAAPNGDAPGDRAPKRGSAALSRSAPIALLLREEMGAFVEPDGVDDIVAGESAGRRPAGVKRADAALRGAAADVFKYLSERGASFLPDIARGIGRLPADTETALWELVARGLVSGDGFAGLRRLIDRSDPNRRRRFLEINRAGSRARPARRALPSGRWAVWRPGDAALKPDERDALVARQLLRRYGVVFRDVLARERALPPWRRLLDVYRRWEARGEVRGGRFVAGVAGEQYALPGAVEALRAVRREPDETGDVVISAADPLNLVGILLPGERVSPLSGLALVLRNGVIVDTGPYGALLASRRAAAETPAHAAAVPAS; encoded by the coding sequence ATGGCTTGCGACCGTTTTCACCCAATCGTCGCGGAGTGGTTCGCGGAGCGGTTCGGCGCGCCGACGCCGGCCCAGACGGGCGGCTGGCCCGCGATCGCGTCGGGCCGCGACACCCTGATCGCCGCCCCCACCGGGTCCGGGAAAACGCTCGCCGGCTTCCTCTGGGCGATCAACGCGCTGCTGCTCGAAGGCGCCGCCGACGGCGGTCTGCCGGACGAGACGTCGGTCGTGTACGTGTCCCCGCTCAAGGCGCTCGGCAACGACGTCCATGCCAACCTCGTCGGACCGCTCGCCGAGATCCGCGAGCGCGCCGCCGCAGCGGGCCAAGCGCTCCCCGAGATCCGCCTCGCGGTTCGCTCCGGCGACACCCCGGCCGCGGACCGCGCACGGATGAGCCGGCGGCCGCCGCACATTTTGATCACGACGCCGGAATCACTCTACATCTTGCTGACCGCCGAGGGCAGCCGCGCGTTTCTCAAGCAGGCGAGGACCGTGATCGTCGACGAGATTCACGCGGTCGCGCAGGACAAGCGCGGATCTCACCTGACACTCTCGCTCGAGCGGCTCGACCGCCTGGCCGGACGGCGGCTCCAGCGCATCGGCCTGTCGGCGACGCAGAAGCCGGTCGAAGAGGTCGGGCGTCTGCTGACCGGGGCCGGCGGCGGGTGCACGATCGTCGATGCCGGCCACCGCCGGCCGTGGGATCTGTCGATCGAGGTTCCCGGTCCGCCGCGCGGCCCGATCGTCGCGAACGACGTGCGCGACGCGATCTACGACCGGCTGGCCGCGCTCGCGCAGGGCCACCGCACCACCCTCGTCTTCGTCAACACCCGCCGCCTGGCGGAGCGGGTCGCCCACCAGCTCGGGCGGCGCCTCGGCGAGTCCGAGGTGGCCGCCCACCACGGCAGCCTCTCGCGGCGGATCCGGATGGACGCGGAGCGGCGGCTCAAGACCGGCGAGCTGCGCGTCGTGGTCGCGACGGCGTCGCTCGAACTCGGCATCGACATCGGTCACGTCGACCTCGTCTGCCACCTCGGCGCACCGTCCTCGATCGCGGTGCTGCTGCAGCGGATCGGCCGCGCCGGTCACGCGGTCGGCGGCGTCTCGCGCGGCGTCCTGTTCCCGTTCACGCGGGACGAAATGCTGCAGTGTGCGGCGGCGGTGCGGGCCGCGCGGGCCGGCGAGCTCGACGCCCTCGTGCTGCCGCATCAGCCCATCGACGTCCTCGCCCAACAGATCGTCGCGGTCGCCGCGGCGGAAGAGATCGCCGAGGACGACCTGTACGCGCTCGTCCGGCGGGCCCACGCCTACCGCGATCTCGACCGCGCGGCATTCGATCAGCTGGTCGACATGCTGGCCGAAGGTATCGCGCGCCGGTGGGGGCGGTCGGCCGCCTACCTCCACCGCGACCGCACCCGCGGCACGGTGCGCGGCCGGCGGGGCGCGCGCCTCGCCGCGATCACCTCCGGCGGGGCCATTCCCGACACCGCGGACTACGACGTCATCCACGACCCGGAAGGCGTGCCGGTCGGCCGGGTCAACGAGGACTTCGCGATCGAAAGCATGACCGGCGACGTTTTTCTGCTCGGCAACACGTCGTGGCGAATCCGGCGCATCGAAGCCGGGCGCGTCCGGGTCGAAGATGCCCACGGCGCGCCGCCGTCCGTGCCCTTCTGGCTCGGCGAGTCGCCGGGCCGTACCCGCGAGCTGTCCGCCGCCGTGTCGGCGCTGCGCTCCGAGATCGAAGCGCGCCTCGACGATCCGGCCGCGGCGCGGGAATGGCTGCGGCACGAGACCGCGCTCGAGGAAGAAGGCGCCGCGCAGGCGGTCCGGTATCTCGCCGACACGCGCGCCGCGCTCGGCGGTGTCCCCACCCAACGCTGGATAGTGGCGGAGCGGTTCTTCGACGAGGCCGGCGGTATGCAACTGGTACTGCATACGCCGTTTGGCGCGCGGATCAACCGGGCGTGGGGATTCGCGCTGCGCAAGCGCTTCTGCCTGACCTTCGACTTCGAGCTGCAGGCGGCCGCGACCGACGACGGCATCGTCCTGTCGCTGGGCCCGCAGCACAGTTTTCCGCTCGAGACGGCGTTCCATTTCGTCCGGCAGGCGACGCTGCGGGACGACATCATCCAAGCCGTGCTCCCCTCGCCGCTCTTCACGACCCGGTGGCGCTGGAACGCCGCCCGGGCGTTGGCCGTCCCGCGCTACCAGGGCGGCCGGCGCGTCCCGATGCCGATCCAGCGCATGCGGGCGGAGGACCTGCTCGCGGCCGTGTTCCCGGACCAGGTCGCCTGCCAGGACAATCACGCCGGCCCGGTCATTCCGCCGGACCATCCGCTCGTCAACGAGACGATCGGCAACTGCCTCGACGAGGCGATGGATGCCGAGGGGCTCCGTGCCATCCTCGATGAGATGCGGCGCGGAACGATTCGGATGACCGCGATCGAAACCGCCGCGCCGTCTCCGATGTCGCACGAGATCCTCAACGCCAATCCGTACGCCTTCCTCGACGACGCGCCGCTCGAAGAGCGCCGCGCGCGGGCGGTCGCCCTCCGCCACATCGACCGTTCGGCGCCGGACGGTCCCGGCGTCCTGGACGCGGCCGCGATCGCCGATGTCGCGGCGCAGGCGTGGCCCGACATCCGCGGCGCCGACGATCTCCACGACCACCTGCTGACCGTGCGCGTCCTTCCGCTCGAGGACGCGATGCCCTGGAGCGGGTTCGCCCGCACGCTCGTCGGTGACCGCCGCGCGGTCGTGGCAGCCTGGCGGGACGCCGGCGGCCGGGAGCGCCGTGCGTACGTGGCCGGCGATCGGACGGCCGAGGTGCGGCGGGCGCTGGGCGATGTCCACTTCGAGCCGGAGCCGCCACCCTTGCTCGGCGCGGCCGCCGACACCGACCTCGAACCGTCCGAAGCGGCGCGCCTGATCGTGCAGGGCTGGGTGCAGTGCAGCGGCCCCTTCACCGCCGCCGCCCTCGGCGCGCGCCTCGGTCTCCCGGTCGGGGACGTGGAACAGGCGCTCGCCGCGCTCGAAGGGACCGGCGTGATCCTGCGCGGCCGGTTCACGCCCGGCACCGCCGAGGAGGAATGGTGCGACCGGCGCCTCTTGGCCCGGATCCACCGCCTCACGCTCGGGCGGCTACGGCGGGAGATCGAACCGGTCCCGCCGGCGACCTTCATGCGGTTCCTCCTGCGGTGGCAGCACGTCCAGCCCGGAGCACAGCTGCACGGACGCGACGGCGTCGCGGAAGTGGTCGGCATGCTGCAGGGACTCGAGGTCCCCGCTCCGGCGTGGGACGAGCACGTCCTGCCCGCGCGAATCCGCCTCTACGATCCCGAGGATCTCAACGTCCTCTGCCTCAACGGGCTTGTGACGTGGGGTCGCTTGAGCGCGGGGCCCGCCGCTGCTCCGAACGGTGACGCCCCCGGCGATCGCGCGCCCAAGCGGGGATCCGCGGCGCTCTCGCGGTCGGCGCCGATCGCGCTGCTGCTCCGGGAAGAGATGGGCGCGTTCGTCGAACCGGACGGCGTCGATGACATCGTTGCCGGCGAGTCCGCCGGTCGGCGCCCCGCCGGCGTGAAGCGCGCGGACGCCGCGCTTCGGGGCGCGGCCGCGGACGTCTTCAAGTACCTGTCGGAGCGCGGGGCGTCGTTCTTGCCCGATATCGCCCGCGGCATCGGGCGGCTACCCGCGGACACGGAAACGGCGTTGTGGGAGCTCGTCGCCAGGGGCCTCGTGAGCGGCGACGGCTTCGCGGGGCTGCGGCGGCTGATCGACCGAAGCGATCCCAACCGCCGGCGCCGGTTTCTCGAGATCAACCGCGCGGGATCCCGCGCCCGCCCGGCGCGACGCGCCCTGCCCTCCGGCCGCTGGGCGGTGTGGCGCCCGGGCGACGCGGCGCTGAAGCCCGACGAGCGCGACGCCCTCGTGGCGCGGCAGCTGCTGCGCCGCTATGGAGTCGTCTTCCGGGACGTGCTGGCGCGGGAGCGTGCGCTTCCGCCGTGGCGCCGGCTGCTCGACGTGTACCGCCGCTGGGAAGCGCGGGGCGAAGTGCGCGGCGGGCGTTTCGTCGCCGGAGTCGCGGGCGAGCAGTACGCGCTGCCCGGCGCCGTCGAAGCGCTGCGCGCGGTCCGCCGCGAGCCGGACGAAACGGGCGACGTGGTCATCTCGGCCGCGGATCCGCTCAACCTTGTCGGGATCTTGCTGCCGGGCGAGCGCGTCTCGCCGCTCTCCGGTCTCGCGCTCGTCCTCCGAAACGGCGTGATCGTCGACACCGGGCCGTACGGCGCGCTGCTCGCGAGCCGGCGGGCCGCCGCTGAGACGCCGGCCCATGCCGCGGCCGTGCCGGCGTCGTGA
- a CDS encoding D-2-hydroxyacid dehydrogenase: MTAHTPSDLTILMMIDAYVPAAARERFRAAAAEAAPGARLLLPASRDEAVAQAADVDIATGWSLPPALLERGRRLKWVHAFNAGVDGFVGLPGIRDRRIVLTRTVGAHVALPDHVMALVLAFARRLHVDIRNQIEHKWDRPSGIGEDVAGKVLGIMGLGQIGKPLATRAAAFGMRVIGTKRTPEPVPHVDLVLPPDRIGDCLKEADYVVALLPLTPETRGRMGEREFRSMKPAAVFINVSRGPIVQEAALVRALREGWIAGAGLDVFEAEPLPADNPLYDFPQVIITPHVSGITPKFFERIATIFSRNLRRYVTGEPLANVIDVERGY; the protein is encoded by the coding sequence GTGACGGCTCACACCCCTTCTGATCTGACGATCCTCATGATGATCGACGCCTACGTGCCGGCGGCGGCGCGGGAGCGGTTCCGCGCCGCGGCGGCTGAGGCCGCCCCCGGTGCGCGCCTTCTCTTGCCGGCGAGCCGCGACGAGGCCGTCGCCCAGGCCGCGGACGTCGACATCGCGACCGGGTGGTCGCTGCCGCCCGCCCTGCTCGAGCGCGGCCGCCGCCTCAAATGGGTGCACGCCTTTAACGCCGGGGTGGACGGGTTCGTCGGGCTTCCCGGGATCCGCGACCGCCGCATCGTCCTGACGCGGACGGTCGGCGCGCACGTCGCACTGCCGGACCACGTGATGGCGCTCGTGCTGGCCTTCGCGCGGCGGCTGCACGTGGACATCCGCAATCAGATCGAGCACAAGTGGGACCGGCCGTCGGGCATCGGCGAAGACGTAGCGGGCAAAGTGCTCGGCATCATGGGTCTCGGACAGATCGGAAAGCCGCTCGCTACGCGCGCGGCCGCGTTCGGGATGCGGGTGATCGGCACGAAGCGGACGCCCGAGCCGGTCCCGCACGTCGACCTGGTGCTGCCGCCCGACCGGATTGGGGACTGCTTGAAGGAGGCGGACTACGTCGTGGCGCTGCTGCCGCTCACGCCGGAAACGCGGGGCCGGATGGGCGAGCGCGAATTCCGGTCGATGAAGCCGGCCGCCGTTTTCATCAACGTGTCCCGCGGGCCGATTGTCCAGGAGGCGGCACTGGTCCGGGCGCTTCGGGAGGGCTGGATCGCCGGTGCGGGGCTGGACGTCTTCGAAGCCGAACCGCTTCCGGCCGATAATCCGCTCTACGACTTCCCGCAGGTGATCATCACGCCGCATGTCTCCGGGATTACTCCAAAATTCTTCGAGCGTATCGCAACGATCTTCAGCCGGAACCTGCGACGATACGTCACGGGGGAGCCGCTCGCGAACGTGATCGACGTCGAACGGGGGTATTAG